In Deinococcus sp. KNUC1210, a single genomic region encodes these proteins:
- a CDS encoding replication initiator protein A — protein MPHGIDVDTSAVINNLFLEQGCPADNAVTCTAYALLQALQLKDGGTAYAILRESLLRLSTTTFLIEGWVQLDARGGVPMGKRVQTTFRLLERITQEQLGLRADIGRPFGSGASIRTELPREVAANIRARHVKPLDLNFMLSLESVAAQVLFRMLDAVLHDGSADFEINLLEWGQRCRSLDLRPDKVRRVLQPAHDELMARAYLKNAEFIGREQAQTVRSVFQAQRPDHPLTPEQVTLKGRIKALGVTDGQAERFVRAAKDADGRVALAETPVRGCTNLRNPGGFAWDVLNDRTGRYVAPPSGRIDATARPQSAVPRAAQQPLRLEAPAADARTIVTLTRPHLTPTQVTLLSEQLQAGQHDLAAVQRELARQLVAGSAAVYLRALIG, from the coding sequence GTGCCGCACGGCATCGATGTCGATACCAGCGCGGTGATCAACAACCTGTTCCTGGAGCAGGGTTGTCCGGCCGACAATGCCGTGACCTGCACCGCGTACGCGCTGCTTCAGGCGCTGCAGCTGAAAGACGGCGGCACGGCGTACGCGATCCTGCGCGAGAGCCTGCTGCGGCTGTCCACCACCACCTTCCTGATCGAAGGCTGGGTGCAGCTGGACGCACGTGGCGGCGTGCCGATGGGCAAGCGCGTCCAGACCACCTTCCGCCTGCTGGAGCGCATCACCCAGGAGCAGCTCGGCCTGCGGGCGGATATCGGCCGGCCATTCGGCAGCGGGGCGAGCATCCGCACCGAACTGCCGCGTGAGGTGGCCGCGAACATCCGTGCGCGGCACGTCAAGCCGCTGGATCTGAACTTCATGCTGTCACTTGAGAGCGTCGCCGCGCAGGTGCTGTTCCGCATGTTGGACGCAGTGCTGCACGACGGCTCGGCCGACTTCGAGATCAACCTGCTGGAATGGGGGCAGCGCTGCCGCAGCCTGGATCTGCGGCCCGACAAGGTCCGCCGGGTGCTGCAGCCGGCGCATGACGAGCTGATGGCCCGGGCGTACCTGAAGAATGCTGAATTTATCGGCCGTGAGCAGGCACAGACGGTGCGCTCCGTCTTCCAGGCACAGCGGCCCGATCACCCGCTGACGCCCGAGCAGGTGACCCTCAAAGGCCGCATCAAGGCGCTGGGCGTCACCGACGGGCAGGCCGAGCGGTTCGTGCGCGCCGCCAAGGACGCCGACGGACGCGTCGCCCTGGCAGAGACCCCGGTGCGTGGCTGCACGAACCTGCGCAATCCCGGCGGCTTCGCGTGGGACGTGCTGAACGACCGGACGGGACGCTACGTCGCGCCGCCCAGCGGCCGTATTGACGCGACCGCGCGTCCTCAGTCGGCCGTCCCACGCGCCGCGCAGCAACCGCTACGACTCGAGGCGCCTGCGGCAGATGCCCGCACCATCGTCACGCTGACCCGCCCGCACCTGACGCCCACGCAGGTCACACTGCTGAGTGAGCAGTTGCAGGCAGGGCAGCATGACCTCGCGGCAGTTCAGCGTGAACTGGCCCGGCAGTTGGTCGCCGGCAGCGCCGCGGTCTACCTGCGTGCGCTGATCGGCTGA
- a CDS encoding TerB family tellurite resistance protein has translation MFFEALNERHKELLLGVLCEVAQADGVIHDAEKDVLVRYGLSLGLDAEMVLGGVQTSTELPPQELLDLPASVKRMVWMEACTLAMIDGDFAVSEQEMLQRLGERLNLDAASQGALERHVARGMDWTLEAMRLVNVEEHA, from the coding sequence GTGTTTTTTGAAGCCCTGAACGAACGACACAAAGAACTTCTGCTCGGTGTGCTGTGCGAAGTAGCTCAGGCGGACGGCGTCATTCATGATGCCGAGAAGGACGTGCTGGTGCGCTACGGCCTGTCGCTCGGTCTGGACGCAGAGATGGTGCTCGGTGGTGTGCAGACGAGCACAGAGCTTCCCCCTCAGGAACTGCTGGACCTGCCTGCCTCGGTCAAGCGGATGGTATGGATGGAAGCCTGCACGCTGGCCATGATCGACGGCGACTTCGCCGTCAGTGAGCAGGAGATGCTCCAGCGGCTGGGCGAGCGTCTCAACCTCGACGCAGCGTCACAGGGCGCGCTGGAACGGCATGTGGCGCGCGGCATGGACTGGACGCTCGAAGCGATGAGACTCGTCAACGTAGAAGAGCACGCCTGA
- a CDS encoding DUF1206 domain-containing protein: protein MPTVRNDAVHATQQALQDTAEQAAPGLEGLARLGYAGKGVLYLTIGLLALLQATHRPGGEVTDQRGAMTAIDHLPGGSFLLILLGLGLAGYAVWQVIRALLDPERQGHSPHGLIKRAGYLLSAGSYLALAIAATVRMPTRGTGAQTRDWTAQLLHLPGGRILVGLIGVAVLAVAANELRLAVTASFMAEMDLSGPGQTRRTMVERVGRVGIAARAVVFAVIGWFFLQAAWKAASTQAGGVKDALDALASSPFGPGLLALIAAGLILYGVYCEVLAVYRRIHIAPASPNQPSSGAASR, encoded by the coding sequence ATGCCCACTGTCCGCAATGATGCCGTCCACGCCACGCAGCAGGCCCTGCAGGACACAGCCGAGCAAGCCGCACCCGGGCTGGAAGGCCTGGCGCGGCTCGGCTACGCTGGAAAAGGCGTGTTGTACCTGACCATCGGTCTGCTCGCGCTACTACAGGCCACCCACCGACCGGGTGGTGAGGTCACCGACCAGCGCGGGGCGATGACGGCGATCGATCATCTGCCGGGCGGATCGTTTCTGCTCATCCTGCTGGGCCTCGGGCTGGCTGGCTACGCCGTGTGGCAGGTCATCCGCGCGTTGCTCGACCCGGAACGTCAGGGGCATTCGCCACATGGACTGATCAAGCGGGCGGGGTACCTGCTGAGTGCCGGGTCGTACCTGGCCCTGGCGATCGCCGCGACCGTCCGCATGCCGACTCGCGGCACCGGCGCGCAGACACGGGACTGGACCGCGCAGCTGCTGCACCTCCCCGGCGGGCGGATCCTGGTGGGGTTGATCGGCGTGGCGGTGCTGGCGGTGGCGGCCAATGAACTGCGCCTGGCGGTGACCGCGTCGTTCATGGCGGAGATGGACCTGTCCGGCCCCGGTCAGACGCGCCGGACGATGGTGGAGCGGGTCGGCCGGGTGGGCATCGCGGCGCGGGCGGTGGTCTTCGCGGTGATCGGCTGGTTCTTCCTCCAGGCCGCCTGGAAGGCCGCTTCCACGCAGGCTGGCGGCGTGAAAGACGCCCTGGACGCGCTCGCATCGAGCCCGTTCGGTCCAGGGCTGTTGGCGCTGATCGCCGCAGGTCTGATCCTGTACGGGGTGTACTGCGAGGTGCTCGCCGTGTACCGCCGAATTCACATCGCTCCGGCCAGCCCGAACCAGCCGAGCAGCGGAGCGGCCAGCCGCTGA